One segment of Aquimarina sp. BL5 DNA contains the following:
- the pabB gene encoding aminodeoxychorismate synthase component I — MRSTKIYTLDNSSEFKIRLLQWAQQFDDILWLDSNTYSQKYSSYDVILAVDAFTSIKTDYYSSFDKLKEYQEQTADWIFGYLSYDLKNDVEKLVSKNQDNLDFPDLYFFQPKKIFLLKDDKLEVQYLRMVDDEMDEDQRLIETFPSSIAVSNEDSPCGKVKISLRITKDVYKEKIQQILAHIHRGDIYEANFCQEFFAEDSCIAPLETYHHLNQISKPPFAAFFRMNDQYMLSASPERYLRKEGSKIISQPIKGTAKRSTIIEDDKKLVSDLEQDPKEQSENVMIVDLVRNDLSRTALKGTVTVEELCKVYTFRQVHQMISTVVSEIDPVTSPVDVIRTTFPMGSMTGAPKISAMQIIEDLEESKRGLYSGAVGYFTPEGDFDFNVVIRSILYNERKQYISYTVGGAITAKSDPDKEYEECLIKAKAMREVLEGL; from the coding sequence GTGCGAAGTACCAAAATATACACTTTAGATAATTCTTCAGAATTTAAAATCAGATTATTGCAATGGGCACAACAATTTGATGACATCCTGTGGCTTGATTCCAATACATATTCTCAGAAGTATTCCAGTTATGATGTAATTTTAGCAGTTGATGCGTTTACTTCCATAAAGACAGACTATTATTCTTCTTTCGATAAATTAAAGGAATATCAGGAACAAACTGCCGATTGGATTTTTGGATATCTCTCTTATGATCTTAAAAATGATGTAGAAAAATTGGTTTCTAAAAACCAGGATAACCTTGATTTTCCGGATTTGTATTTTTTTCAACCAAAAAAAATATTTCTTCTTAAGGATGACAAACTAGAAGTTCAGTATTTGAGAATGGTAGATGATGAAATGGACGAAGATCAGCGGTTAATTGAAACTTTTCCATCTTCAATAGCCGTTTCTAATGAAGATTCCCCTTGCGGTAAGGTGAAGATAAGTTTGCGAATAACCAAAGATGTATACAAAGAAAAAATCCAACAAATACTTGCTCATATACATCGAGGAGATATTTATGAAGCAAATTTTTGCCAAGAGTTTTTTGCAGAGGATAGCTGTATTGCTCCCTTAGAGACGTATCACCATCTTAATCAAATTTCGAAACCGCCGTTTGCTGCATTTTTTAGAATGAATGATCAGTATATGTTATCGGCATCTCCCGAAAGATATTTAAGAAAAGAAGGAAGCAAAATTATTTCTCAACCTATAAAGGGAACTGCAAAACGATCAACTATAATTGAGGATGATAAAAAACTCGTTTCTGATCTGGAACAAGACCCAAAAGAACAATCAGAAAATGTAATGATTGTTGATTTGGTTAGAAATGATCTTTCCAGAACTGCATTAAAAGGTACTGTTACTGTCGAAGAATTATGTAAGGTATATACATTTAGACAGGTACATCAGATGATATCTACGGTAGTTTCGGAGATTGATCCAGTGACTTCACCGGTGGATGTAATCAGAACCACATTTCCCATGGGGAGTATGACTGGTGCTCCCAAAATTTCTGCTATGCAAATTATAGAAGATTTAGAGGAATCTAAAAGAGGGCTATATAGTGGAGCAGTAGGATATTTTACTCCAGAAGGAGATTTTGATTTTAACGTAGTGATCAGAAGTATTTTGTATAATGAGAGAAAGCAATATATTTCTTATACAGTAGGTGGAGCAATCACTGCTAAATCTGATCCTGATAAGGAATATGAAGAATGTTTAATTAAAGCAAAGGCAATGAGAGAGGTATTAGAAGGATTGTAG
- the tilS gene encoding tRNA lysidine(34) synthetase TilS, protein MKALIGKFKAHIEDKLSFLKEKKLLIACSGGLDSMVLTYMCHLLGLDFGIAHCNFKLRGAESEGDEEFVSEVANKMKVPFYVTNFETEQYAKKHKLSIQMAARELRYNWFRELILEYQYDYVLTAHHKDDNLETFLINLSRGTGIDGLTGIPEINDVYVRPLLPFSRNQILEFAQKNTISWREDSSNSSTKYVRNKLRHDVIPELLAINPQFLQNFETTLDHLKQTRTFVKNQVKRVKKDVFEYSELDTIKIPIHKLQEHNEPKTYLYFLLKEYGFTAWDDIARMLTAQSGKQVFSPTHRLVKNRWYLLLCPIVEEVSDRVYKIPEEENMIIIPSGMIKLKEVSELSNTDLRTIYVDKEKLKYPLIVRKWKEGDYFYPLGMKGKKKLSKYFKDEKLSLLAKERVWLLCSEDDIVWIINYRADNRFKISPKTKQLLKVTIT, encoded by the coding sequence TTGAAAGCATTGATAGGTAAGTTTAAAGCTCATATCGAAGACAAGTTATCTTTTCTTAAAGAAAAGAAATTACTTATTGCCTGCAGTGGAGGATTGGATAGTATGGTGTTAACTTATATGTGTCATTTACTTGGTTTAGATTTTGGGATCGCACATTGTAATTTTAAGTTACGAGGAGCAGAAAGTGAAGGCGATGAAGAATTTGTTTCGGAAGTAGCGAATAAGATGAAAGTTCCTTTTTACGTTACAAACTTCGAAACAGAACAATATGCAAAAAAACATAAGCTCTCTATCCAGATGGCGGCTAGAGAGTTGAGGTATAATTGGTTTCGGGAGCTAATCTTAGAATATCAATATGATTACGTTCTGACAGCTCATCATAAAGATGACAATTTAGAAACTTTTTTAATTAACCTTTCTCGAGGCACTGGAATTGATGGACTTACAGGTATTCCGGAAATAAATGATGTTTATGTACGACCATTATTACCATTTTCTCGAAATCAAATTTTAGAATTTGCACAAAAGAATACTATTAGCTGGAGAGAAGATAGCAGTAATAGCAGTACAAAATATGTTAGAAATAAACTGCGACATGATGTGATTCCCGAGCTTTTAGCAATAAATCCTCAATTTTTACAAAACTTTGAAACTACTTTAGATCATCTAAAACAGACCAGAACATTTGTCAAAAATCAAGTAAAAAGGGTCAAAAAAGATGTGTTTGAATATTCGGAACTTGATACCATAAAAATACCAATTCATAAGCTACAGGAACATAATGAACCAAAAACGTATTTATATTTTCTATTAAAAGAATATGGATTCACTGCTTGGGATGATATCGCACGAATGCTAACTGCGCAATCTGGTAAACAAGTTTTTTCTCCCACGCATAGGTTAGTGAAAAATAGATGGTATTTATTACTTTGTCCAATAGTCGAGGAGGTTTCTGATCGTGTTTACAAAATTCCTGAAGAAGAAAATATGATTATCATCCCTTCGGGAATGATAAAGCTTAAAGAGGTTTCCGAACTATCAAACACTGATCTGAGGACGATTTACGTAGATAAAGAAAAGTTAAAGTATCCATTAATTGTAAGAAAATGGAAAGAAGGCGACTATTTTTATCCCTTAGGAATGAAAGGCAAAAAGAAGTTGAGTAAGTATTTTAAAGATGAAAAACTATCTTTGCTGGCTAAGGAAAGAGTCTGGTTATTATGTTCTGAAGACGATATTGTTTGGATCATAAATTACAGAGCAGATAACAGATTTAAAATAAGCCCCAAAACAAAACAATTACTAAAAGTAACGATAACCTAA
- a CDS encoding thioredoxin family protein, producing MRNILVLATTLLFSTTLFSQIFEPIKWKSSVKEESENLYTLYFEATLEKGWHIYSQQVVETDEIAPTATEFTFYNEDKAYELIGETEEPEGIQKFDKVFEMDIKYFENNVVFIQKVKRLNTSLETIKAEVFFGVCDDEKCLAPDIVEFNLKLSGEDVNETADSGITSEDINKSKALDAGIKGWDEFPKEDVQSQSYLKIFVLGFLGGLIALLTPCVFPMIPLTVSFFTKGAKDRKKGMMNAILYGVFIFAIYVLLSLPFHLLDSLDPEILNNISTNVTLNIIFFVVFIVFAISFFGYFEITLPASWSNKMDSKATSVGGILGVFFMALTLALVSFSCTGPILGSLLGGSLSSDGGAMQLSFGMGGFGLALALPFGLFALFPNWLNNLPKSGGWLNAVKVVLGFIELALAFKFLSNADLVEHWGILKREIFIGIWIVIGIGLTLYLFGKIRFPHDSPIKKLGKVRITTGVLTLAFVIYLIPGLTNTVYANLKLLSGFPPPLFYSIYEKETHGPLGLNAYTDFEKGVEAAKKQSKPIMIDFTGWACVNCRKMEEQVWSNPEITKILKNEYILISLYVDDREKLKEEDQFKFLKSSGTIKSIKTVGDKWATFQTLNFENNSQPYYVLVDSKMKLLNKTTAYTPNENEYLKWLKMGLKNFNKK from the coding sequence ATGAGGAATATTCTAGTACTAGCAACAACACTGTTATTTTCCACTACCTTGTTTTCACAAATATTTGAACCGATAAAATGGAAAAGTAGTGTTAAGGAAGAATCAGAAAATTTGTATACACTATATTTTGAAGCAACCTTAGAAAAAGGTTGGCATATATATTCTCAGCAAGTAGTGGAAACGGATGAAATAGCACCTACTGCCACAGAATTCACTTTTTATAATGAAGATAAAGCGTATGAACTAATAGGAGAAACAGAAGAACCAGAAGGTATCCAGAAGTTTGACAAAGTTTTCGAAATGGATATTAAATATTTTGAAAACAATGTTGTATTTATTCAAAAAGTAAAGCGATTGAATACTTCTTTGGAAACTATTAAAGCAGAAGTGTTCTTTGGAGTTTGTGATGACGAAAAATGCCTGGCACCAGATATCGTTGAGTTCAATTTGAAATTATCTGGAGAGGATGTAAATGAAACAGCTGATTCAGGGATTACTTCAGAAGATATTAATAAATCTAAAGCTTTGGATGCGGGAATCAAAGGTTGGGATGAATTTCCTAAAGAAGATGTGCAGAGTCAAAGCTATCTAAAAATATTTGTACTTGGCTTTTTAGGTGGTTTAATAGCGTTGTTAACACCTTGTGTATTCCCAATGATTCCGCTTACAGTATCTTTTTTTACAAAAGGTGCCAAGGATCGTAAAAAAGGAATGATGAATGCTATACTTTATGGGGTATTTATATTCGCTATTTATGTATTATTAAGTCTTCCATTTCATCTTTTGGACTCTCTCGACCCAGAAATTCTTAACAATATATCGACTAATGTAACACTCAACATAATCTTTTTTGTTGTGTTTATAGTATTTGCAATATCCTTTTTTGGATATTTTGAAATTACCCTGCCAGCATCCTGGAGTAATAAAATGGATAGTAAGGCGACAAGTGTAGGAGGGATTTTAGGAGTATTCTTTATGGCATTGACTTTGGCCCTAGTTTCATTTTCTTGTACTGGTCCGATTTTAGGTTCTTTATTAGGAGGTTCGCTAAGTAGTGATGGAGGAGCAATGCAATTAAGTTTTGGAATGGGAGGATTTGGTTTAGCACTTGCACTACCTTTCGGGCTTTTCGCTTTATTTCCTAATTGGTTGAATAACTTGCCTAAAAGTGGCGGATGGCTTAACGCGGTAAAAGTAGTTTTAGGATTTATAGAACTAGCGTTGGCGTTTAAATTCTTATCTAATGCAGATTTAGTGGAGCATTGGGGAATTCTGAAACGTGAAATATTTATTGGAATTTGGATTGTTATAGGAATAGGATTAACGCTGTATCTCTTTGGGAAAATTCGTTTCCCACATGATAGTCCAATTAAAAAATTAGGTAAAGTAAGAATCACAACAGGAGTTCTGACACTTGCTTTTGTAATCTATTTAATTCCCGGTCTTACCAATACGGTATATGCTAATCTAAAGTTGTTGAGTGGTTTTCCACCGCCGCTATTTTATAGTATATATGAGAAGGAAACACATGGTCCATTAGGCCTAAATGCGTATACTGATTTTGAAAAAGGCGTAGAAGCAGCAAAGAAACAGAGTAAACCAATAATGATCGATTTTACAGGTTGGGCTTGTGTCAATTGTAGAAAGATGGAAGAGCAGGTTTGGAGTAATCCGGAAATTACTAAAATTCTTAAAAATGAGTATATATTGATCTCACTTTATGTGGATGATCGAGAAAAACTTAAAGAAGAGGATCAGTTTAAATTTCTAAAGTCTTCCGGTACTATAAAATCAATTAAAACTGTTGGTGACAAATGGGCTACTTTTCAAACACTAAATTTTGAAAATAACTCTCAACCATATTACGTATTAGTTGATTCTAAAATGAAGCTTTTAAATAAAACTACTGCATACACTCCTAATGAAAATGAATATCTAAAATGGTTAAAAATGGGATTAAAGAATTTTAATAAAAAGTAA
- a CDS encoding Crp/Fnr family transcriptional regulator, with translation MEKIDLSQCFPFIENELKDEMMSFGDFKNIAKGEYVVKQGSYLTFLPIILDGLIKMYAEEDEVEFLLYYIHPNHCCILSFNHLFNQKAVRFSAKTEEDTTVLCLPINKVKEWFVKYPSFTQIILKDFQRNYEDLLNTTKQVVCYKIEERLVNYLDEKAKLQNCNMIQMSHKEIASDLGTSREVVSRITKKLQASNILVQHKRHIELTKTRGVYCQN, from the coding sequence ATGGAAAAAATAGACTTATCCCAATGTTTCCCATTTATTGAAAATGAGCTGAAAGATGAAATGATGTCTTTTGGAGATTTTAAAAATATAGCTAAAGGCGAATATGTTGTAAAACAAGGGAGTTACTTGACCTTTTTGCCAATCATTTTGGATGGTTTGATAAAAATGTATGCAGAAGAAGATGAAGTGGAGTTTCTATTGTATTACATACATCCCAATCATTGTTGTATTCTCAGTTTTAATCATTTATTTAATCAGAAAGCGGTGCGCTTCTCAGCTAAAACCGAAGAAGACACAACAGTATTGTGTTTACCCATAAACAAAGTAAAAGAGTGGTTTGTAAAGTACCCTTCGTTTACACAAATTATTTTAAAAGATTTTCAACGTAATTATGAAGATTTATTAAATACAACGAAACAAGTTGTATGTTATAAAATAGAGGAAAGACTCGTAAATTATCTGGATGAAAAAGCAAAGCTTCAGAATTGTAATATGATCCAGATGTCTCATAAAGAAATAGCATCGGATCTAGGTACATCTAGAGAAGTTGTTTCCAGAATAACTAAAAAATTACAAGCTTCAAATATATTAGTTCAGCATAAACGACATATAGAGCTGACAAAAACAAGAGGAGTTTATTGTCAGAACTAA
- a CDS encoding spondin domain-containing protein has translation MKNNFIYLIIGLFTFISCSEDDDIVIQPDGETDEVINQVVFNEVRYQGTDLIEIFNKGNQEADLSDYWLCLGPGTYERIGDLTPESGSIVTPAGGFLVLSYDLPDNSGGLGLYSSNAFTDADAIVDFVQYGAGESARENIAVAAGIWTAGEFVPTITNPDNSIVFDGEGNGAANWAETTTVTFGSENVLTMPDNGVRSIVINEVNYGEDKLIELWNNGTVAVDISTYWLCLGPGQYVQMQNATITSGDANLDPGEFVVVNWDELTNSEGLGLYANNSFTSADAIMDFVQWGSAGSARENVAVAAGIWTTGDFVPEVRLPSYSIAYDGEGDAATDWNETINPTFGLGNATPIETTTFSITITNTINYLNVHTFTTPVGATSPGPLTTDGAQYQVSFKAVPGTKFTPVTMMGNSNDWFLAPTDLDGIDLFPNGQALNGIDIASQLSLYDLGTEADKDPATFPPAGANVGPADANPLVRLVDGRGTGDIYMTAVLDYANGDGNSAGTFTLTITAINTPNANMAPSSDNGFVITPGIIVLHAQGEPLFTIGEEDRGVGLEGIAEDGMPGALYSWFTEEGSQGTPLRLSSSLTPFSPAFIYAFNTDSDPWFNQGEATQVSNGLEEIAEDGDRSVAYNYLKDFGIPVALSNETGPIVPGGSQTFTIEVPKNQDYKFGFGTMFVKSNDWFLSYNNAGLPLFGEDGITPYSGTDLSTKTYLYDAGTEEDQPVGFGMDQVMNQSGANIGNTDANTTIRRVSNLEDVQFGKGVISSPPGVTWSGDSRGGYNMIEINILPQ, from the coding sequence ATGAAAAACAATTTTATTTATTTAATTATTGGACTGTTTACTTTTATCTCATGTAGTGAGGATGATGATATTGTAATACAACCAGATGGAGAAACTGATGAAGTAATTAATCAGGTAGTCTTTAATGAAGTCAGATATCAAGGAACGGATTTGATAGAGATCTTCAACAAAGGAAATCAAGAAGCGGATTTAAGTGATTACTGGTTATGCCTAGGACCAGGAACATATGAAAGAATAGGTGATCTAACACCAGAGAGTGGAAGTATTGTGACTCCTGCAGGAGGATTTTTGGTATTATCGTATGATTTACCAGACAATTCAGGGGGTCTAGGGTTATATTCTTCTAATGCTTTTACAGATGCAGATGCTATTGTAGATTTTGTTCAATATGGAGCAGGAGAAAGTGCTAGAGAGAATATTGCCGTTGCCGCAGGTATATGGACTGCAGGAGAGTTCGTACCTACGATAACTAATCCAGATAATAGTATTGTATTCGATGGAGAAGGAAACGGAGCAGCAAATTGGGCTGAAACAACTACTGTGACTTTTGGATCAGAAAACGTATTAACAATGCCAGATAATGGTGTACGTTCAATAGTTATTAATGAAGTGAATTATGGGGAAGATAAACTAATTGAACTATGGAACAATGGAACAGTTGCAGTAGATATTTCTACATATTGGTTATGTTTAGGACCTGGGCAGTATGTTCAGATGCAAAACGCAACAATTACTAGCGGAGATGCTAATTTAGATCCAGGAGAATTTGTAGTTGTAAATTGGGATGAACTAACTAATAGTGAAGGATTGGGATTATATGCAAACAATTCATTTACAAGTGCTGATGCAATTATGGACTTTGTACAATGGGGATCTGCAGGAAGTGCTAGAGAGAATGTAGCAGTAGCAGCAGGAATTTGGACCACTGGAGATTTTGTGCCAGAGGTAAGATTACCTAGCTACAGTATAGCATATGATGGAGAAGGAGATGCTGCAACTGATTGGAACGAAACCATAAACCCAACTTTCGGACTAGGAAATGCCACGCCTATTGAGACAACAACTTTTTCGATTACAATTACTAATACTATTAATTATTTAAATGTACATACATTTACTACTCCAGTTGGAGCTACAAGTCCAGGACCATTAACAACAGATGGTGCTCAATATCAAGTTTCTTTTAAAGCAGTTCCTGGTACTAAATTTACTCCAGTTACTATGATGGGGAATAGTAATGACTGGTTTTTAGCACCTACAGATCTTGATGGAATTGATTTGTTTCCTAATGGTCAAGCTTTAAATGGTATAGATATTGCAAGTCAACTTTCATTATATGATCTTGGAACAGAAGCAGATAAAGATCCGGCTACTTTTCCACCAGCTGGCGCTAATGTTGGTCCTGCAGACGCAAATCCATTAGTTCGTTTAGTAGATGGTAGAGGTACTGGAGATATTTATATGACTGCTGTATTAGATTATGCTAATGGAGATGGAAATTCCGCTGGAACATTTACACTAACTATTACAGCAATAAACACTCCCAATGCTAATATGGCACCGAGTTCAGATAATGGATTTGTAATTACTCCTGGTATTATAGTACTTCATGCGCAAGGTGAACCATTATTTACTATTGGAGAAGAAGACAGAGGAGTGGGATTAGAAGGAATTGCAGAAGATGGTATGCCGGGAGCTTTATACAGTTGGTTTACAGAAGAAGGATCTCAGGGAACTCCGTTACGTTTATCATCATCTCTAACGCCTTTCTCACCAGCTTTTATCTATGCCTTTAATACGGATAGTGATCCTTGGTTTAATCAAGGAGAAGCAACGCAAGTATCCAATGGTTTAGAAGAAATAGCCGAAGATGGAGATAGATCAGTAGCTTACAATTATTTAAAGGATTTTGGTATTCCAGTAGCCTTAAGTAATGAAACAGGACCAATAGTGCCGGGTGGCTCTCAGACATTTACTATAGAAGTACCCAAAAATCAGGATTATAAGTTTGGGTTTGGAACTATGTTCGTAAAATCTAATGACTGGTTTTTAAGTTATAATAACGCTGGATTACCGTTGTTCGGGGAGGATGGAATTACACCATATTCAGGTACAGATCTAAGTACTAAAACTTATTTGTATGATGCAGGAACAGAAGAAGATCAACCAGTAGGATTCGGTATGGATCAGGTGATGAATCAATCGGGAGCAAATATTGGTAATACAGATGCAAATACTACGATCAGAAGAGTATCGAACCTAGAAGATGTACAATTTGGAAAAGGAGTGATCAGTAGCCCTCCAGGTGTAACTTGGTCTGGAGATTCCAGAGGAGGATATAATATGATAGAGATTAATATTCTACCGCAATAA
- a CDS encoding CocE/NonD family hydrolase, with product MRSIRILLLSLFSFLIFFTSCAKKEEISTKSEVQKTDEGTATEKDAYKVKEHYSKQEVDIVMRDGTKLHTTIYSPKDTSKKYPILMQRTPYSSRPYGEGEFRSKIGPNEFLMKEGNIIVYQDVRGRWMSEGVYDNMRAYIPNKKDKQFDESSDTYDTIEWLVNNVENTNGKVGVWGISYPGFYATYSLLDSHPALKAVSPQACIGDFFFDDFHHNGAYLLSYWRATAVFGYEKTEPLKESWYSFPELGTKDQYQFFLDAVPLSSLDQYYKEDNVFWTQLKEHPNYDDFWQKRGIIQHLKDIKPAVMVVGGLFDAEDLYGPFETYEKIENNSENYNIMVFGPWSHGDWARNKKRQAIGNVYFGDNISLNFQKNIETKFFNHFLKGNGEKNTGLAEIQIFDTGKKEWNTYDSWPPKNAEKKTMYLSGDGLTESAGKGFSEFISDPKKPVPYSEDIKMVFTPRKYMTDDQRFAARRPDVLVYETSVLTEDMTLSGEVLAKLKVATTGTAADWVVKLIDVYPPDAEDTEETQAYLKMSNYHMMVRSEVLRGRFRNSFSNPEPFVANQKTDVTIKLQDVHHTFMKGHKIQIQVQSTWFPYIDLNPQTFVPNIFKAKASDFKKQTHKVFDDSSIEISVLK from the coding sequence ATGCGATCAATTAGAATACTATTATTATCTCTTTTTAGCTTTTTAATTTTTTTTACTTCCTGTGCTAAAAAAGAAGAAATCTCTACCAAATCGGAAGTTCAAAAAACAGATGAAGGAACCGCTACAGAAAAAGATGCTTACAAAGTAAAAGAACATTATTCTAAACAGGAAGTAGATATTGTAATGAGAGATGGAACTAAACTCCATACCACAATTTATTCTCCTAAGGATACCAGTAAAAAGTATCCTATCCTAATGCAAAGAACTCCTTATAGTTCTCGTCCATACGGAGAAGGAGAGTTTCGATCTAAAATTGGTCCAAACGAGTTTCTGATGAAGGAAGGTAATATAATCGTATACCAAGATGTGCGTGGGCGCTGGATGAGTGAAGGAGTTTATGATAATATGAGAGCCTATATACCTAATAAAAAGGATAAGCAATTTGATGAATCAAGCGATACGTATGATACTATCGAATGGCTTGTGAATAATGTAGAAAATACGAATGGGAAAGTAGGAGTTTGGGGTATTTCGTACCCAGGTTTTTATGCTACCTATTCTTTATTAGATTCACATCCTGCGTTAAAGGCAGTTTCTCCGCAAGCCTGTATTGGAGATTTCTTTTTTGATGATTTTCATCACAATGGAGCATATTTATTGAGCTATTGGAGAGCTACAGCAGTATTTGGGTATGAAAAAACAGAACCATTAAAAGAAAGTTGGTACTCCTTTCCGGAGTTGGGAACAAAGGATCAATATCAATTTTTCCTTGATGCTGTTCCGCTTAGTTCATTGGATCAATATTATAAGGAAGATAACGTTTTCTGGACACAATTAAAAGAGCACCCTAATTACGATGATTTTTGGCAAAAGAGAGGAATTATACAACATCTTAAAGATATTAAACCAGCTGTAATGGTAGTTGGAGGGTTGTTTGATGCAGAAGATTTATATGGGCCTTTCGAAACGTATGAGAAAATAGAAAACAATAGTGAGAATTATAACATTATGGTTTTTGGGCCATGGAGTCATGGAGATTGGGCAAGAAATAAAAAACGTCAGGCGATTGGAAACGTATATTTTGGAGACAATATTTCGCTCAATTTTCAAAAAAATATAGAAACAAAATTCTTTAATCATTTCCTAAAAGGAAATGGTGAAAAGAATACAGGGCTTGCTGAAATTCAGATTTTTGATACAGGAAAAAAGGAATGGAATACTTATGATAGTTGGCCACCAAAAAATGCAGAAAAGAAAACAATGTATTTATCTGGTGATGGTTTAACAGAAAGTGCAGGGAAAGGATTTTCAGAATTTATTAGCGATCCTAAAAAACCTGTTCCATATTCGGAAGATATAAAAATGGTGTTTACACCGAGGAAGTATATGACAGATGATCAACGTTTTGCTGCGCGTCGACCTGATGTATTAGTGTATGAAACCTCTGTACTTACAGAAGATATGACGCTTTCTGGTGAAGTTTTGGCAAAATTAAAAGTTGCTACTACGGGAACAGCTGCGGATTGGGTAGTGAAATTAATCGATGTGTATCCTCCCGATGCAGAGGATACCGAAGAAACTCAAGCATATTTAAAAATGTCCAATTACCATATGATGGTTCGAAGTGAAGTACTAAGAGGGAGATTTAGAAATAGTTTCAGTAATCCAGAACCTTTTGTAGCAAATCAGAAAACAGATGTAACTATTAAACTTCAGGATGTACACCATACGTTTATGAAAGGACATAAAATCCAAATTCAGGTGCAGAGTACTTGGTTCCCTTATATAGATTTAAATCCACAAACATTTGTTCCTAATATTTTTAAAGCTAAAGCATCTGATTTTAAGAAGCAAACCCATAAGGTATTTGATGATTCATCAATCGAAATTTCTGTCTTGAAATAA